In a genomic window of Rhododendron vialii isolate Sample 1 chromosome 12a, ASM3025357v1:
- the LOC131309657 gene encoding LOW QUALITY PROTEIN: GRAS family protein RAD1-like (The sequence of the model RefSeq protein was modified relative to this genomic sequence to represent the inferred CDS: inserted 4 bases in 3 codons; deleted 2 bases in 2 codons; substituted 7 bases at 7 genomic stop codons) translates to MCHGAGGGASCHNWLKRTENPKKTEAARKMRLFQLLISRAEAVACLYKSYASALLSELXASVLLFGSSFHHVGKASSNIVRYVHHCSQSXICPXPLGWVGIVLPTMNIMDXMLEEALHLVXENCPHIGYGHFLANPTXLESLRGRXSVHVADLGMALGLPQGTQXQSLIHSLANRTMVAMKESQRALNSVLQIIHEXSPKALVLVEQDSSNKGHFFLGRFLEAXAIFDSLDAMLPKIYDTKCSKIEQFFIFSNSMRSSDSTCQCIVPHMLMMGKASQVGEQFCF, encoded by the exons ATGTGCCATGGCGCTGGAGGTGGAGCCAGCTGCCATAATTGGCTCAAGAGGACAGAGAATCCAAAGAAGACGGAGGCGGCGAGGAAAATGAGGCTTTTCCAGCTCCTCATTTCTCGCGCAGAGGCAGTGGCTTGTCTCTACAAGTCGTATGCCTCTGCGTTGCTCTCAGAGCTTTGAGCTAGTGTT TTACTCTTTGGCTCGTCGTTCCACCATGTGGGCAAGGCTTCCTCCAACATTGTCCGTTACGTTCATCATTGCTCTCAAAGCTGAATATGTCCATAGCCGCTCGGGTGGGTTGGGATTGTTTTACCAACGATGAACATAATGGA AATGTTGGAGGAAGCCTTGCACCTGGTGTAAGAAAATTGTCCTCACATTGGGTACGGTCATTTCTTGGCCAACCCAACATGATTAGA AAGCCTCCGAGGAAGATAATCCGTGCACGTAGCAGACCTAGGGATGGCCCTAGGTTTACCACAAGGGACCCAGTGACAAAGCCTGATTCACAGCCTGGCCAACCGT ACGATGGTTGCAATGAAAGAAAGCCAGAGGGCATTGAACTCTGTTTTGCAAATTATTCACG CTTCACCGAAGGCTTTAGTCCTAGTTGAGCAGGATTCAAGCAATAAAGGGCATTTCTTTTTGGGGAGATTTCTGGAGG TTGCAATATTTGACTCACTGGACGCAATGCTGCCTAAA ATATATGACACCAAGTGCTCGAAAATCGaacagtttttcattttttccaacTCAATGCGGTCAAGTGACTCCACTTGCCAATGTATAGTTCCGCACATGCTTATGATGGGTAAAGCAAGTCAAGTGGGTgagcaattttgtttttga